A single window of Gambusia affinis linkage group LG18, SWU_Gaff_1.0, whole genome shotgun sequence DNA harbors:
- the LOC122820874 gene encoding cysteinyl leukotriene receptor 2-like, whose product MAGLDRNRTGAWMEELQAEPAARLEELLAGNTTASNSSNNRGTCPHDDDEFKYNAYIFTYILVFPVAFLCNIIALVVFFRQKKRRSKPAYVIMVNLALSDGSFSLTLPLRLAYYMNKGHWSFPDWVCRLCVYAFYVNLYSSILLLTFLSVLRWFSIVYPLHHKKVKSFRSTLLMCLGIWLFVAVTSLPFLGSGVNERGGKPRCFEPATPQSWSRILSMNYVALIFGFVLPFFTIILCCTKIIYCLTHPQYCQDPKTRMKLRKKNKRSVHLLVMVIVTFLLCFLPYHVIRTVHLYAVNGGWDCGVTNLLQRAVAITLCMAASNSVVNPLLYYYSTKNFKEDVEHTRSRFSKQMSFRSGSVRSTGRAESLKAKTHQGPSIKPENMEQSPLRTQHPAADQQIEMTEIGEKL is encoded by the exons AACTGTTGGCCGGCAACACGACCGCctcaaacagcagcaacaacagaggGACCTGTCCCCATGACGACGACGAATTCAAATACAACGCCTACATCTTCACCTACATCCTGGTGTTCCCCGTGGCGTTCCTCTGCAACATCATAGCGCTGGTGGTCTTCTTCAGACAGAAGAAACGCAG GAGTAAACCCGCCTATGTGATCATGGTGAACCTGGCCCTGTCTGACGGCAGCTTCTCCCTCACCCTGCCGCTGCGCCTGGCGTACTACATGAACAAGGGCCACTGGTCCTTTCCTGACTGGGTCTGCAGACTCTGTGTCTATGCCTTCTACGTCAATCTGTACTCCAG CATCCTGCTCCTCACGTTCCTGAGCGTCCTGCGCTGGTTTTCCATCGTCTATCCACTACATCACAAGAAAGTGAAAAGCTTCAGGTCAACCTTACTGATGTGTTTGGGGATCTGGCTGTTTGTGGCCGTGACCTCTCTGCCCTTCCTGGGCAGCGGCGTTAATGAAAG AGGTGGAAAACCTCGCTGCTTTGAGCCAGCGACTCCACAGTCTTGGTCCCGCATTCTCAGCATGAACTACGTGGCGCTGATCTTTGGCTTTGTGCTGCCGTTCTTCACCATCATCCTGTGTTGCACCAAGATCATTTACTGTCTGACACACCCACAATATTGTCAGGACCCGAAAACGCGCATGAAGTTAAGGAAGAAGAACAAGCGCTCAGTGCACCTGCTCGTCATGGTGATAGTGACCTTCCTGCTCTGCTTCCTGCCCTACCACGTGATCCGGACCGTGCACCTGTACGCCGTGAACGGCGGCTGGGACTGTGGCGTCACCAACCTGCTGCAGAGAGCCGTGGCCATAACGCTGTGCATGGCGGCGTCCAACAGCGTGGTCAACCCGCTGCTGTACTACTACTCCACCAAGAACTTCAAGGAAGACGTGGAGCACACTCGGTCACGTTTCAGTAAACAGATGTCTTTCAGAAGCGGCTCTGTAAGGTCCACTGGAAGGGCCGAGTCGTTGAAAGCTAAAACCCATCAGGGTCCGTCCATAAAACCAGAGAATATGGAGCAGAGTCCGTTAAGAACACAACATCCTGCTGCAGACCAGCAGATTGAAATGACTGAGATTGGAGAGAAACTGTGA
- the kif1c gene encoding kinesin-like protein KIF1C produces MAGASVKVAVRVRPFNSRELGRNAKSVIQMQGNSTCISNPKQPKDGAKTFTFDYSYWSHTTPEDENFASQKQVYKDIGEEMLLHAFEGYNVCIFAYGQTGAGKSYTMMGRQEPGQEGIIPQLCEDLFQRTGQNTDPDLTYSVEVSYMEIYCERVRDLLNPTSQGSLRVREHPILGPYVEDLSKLAVTGFTDIRELMDEGNKARTVAATNMNETSSRSHAVFTIVFTQRRRDQMTSLDTEKVSKISLVDLAGSERADSSGAKGTRLKEGANINKSLTTLGKVISALAEMQSNKKRKSDFIPYRDSVLTWLLKENLGGNSRTAMIAALSPADINYEETLSTLRYADRAKQIRCNAIINEDPNAKLVRELKAEVDRLRNLLFSQGLQELLQNTVNNNISLAGAAGAAAAPPPPLTPTANGIAAAADSAPADFPSAEAEAPPAGETPADSAHPTQNGQDAEEAVATETISKEEAAERLMETEKIIAELNETWEEKLRKTESIRLERESLLAEMGVSIKEDGGTLGVFSPKGTPHLVNLNEDPLMSECLLYYIKEGFTRVGQQDVDIKLSGQFIKEIHCVFVSETNDQGEVVVTLEPLVGAETYVNGKQISEAVVLKQGNRIVMGKNHVFRFNHPEQARLERERSVTAEQQGEPEDWNYAQKELLEKQGIDIKLEMEKRLQDVETQYRKEKEEADLLLEQHRLYADSDSGDDSDKRSCEESWRLISSLREKLPANKVQTIVKRCGLPSSGKRREPLRVYQIPQRRRISKDPKRVTMEDLRMQAVKEICYEVALGDFRHSRQEIEALSIVKMKELCRMYAKKDSNEKESWKAVAQDVCDTVGIGEERSPPTEEGGGAETSEGGQKGKVYDLKAHIDKLTDILEEVKLQNNMKDEEIKALRDRMIKMESIIPVQDDDMNGEGSESMQREGGGGLDGLDDPNDPPEVRVQRLMDEDPAFRRGRLRWLKQEQQRIQNLQKQNITKKLRGQNQNPGQLTPIVPVHLPGTGRFIPPQECKLKFPFKSNPAHRLSWGPASEALQALGLGGEGGGAEEDGGGGQENGGGSPTPPPLLPLPFPTPPPRMRTPSPHRAWQQRNQGNQGGFHHNQPGNNQNYQRRQRRGSLDGSAHGGEQGEGGGGHQGRPRQRRAASPGGERGGRPGARGGSGDREGGFYYNQRQHHQFHPHPYYNSQNAPFQPQPNYHSLPRSGPLLLPPNMLLGAGPPPAGWGFSTPPRMRRQFSAPNLKNKENVM; encoded by the exons ATGGCGGGCGCCTCGGTGAAGGTGGCGGTTCGAGTCCGGCCGTTCAACTCCAGAGAGCTGGGACGCAACGCCAAGAGTGTGATCCAGATGCAGGGGAACAGCACCT GCATCTCTAACCCCAAACAGCCCAAAGATGGAGCCAAGACCTTCACATTCGACTACTCCTACTGGTCACACACCACG CCTGAAGATGAGAACTTTGCGTCTCAGAAGCAGGTTTACAAAGACATTGGTGAGGAGATGCTGCTGCACGCCTTCGAAG GATACAATGTGTGCATATTTGCTTACGGTCAAACCGGAGCAGGAAAAAGCTACACCATGATGGGACGGCAGGAGCCGGGGCAGGAGGGGATCATCCCGCAG CTGTGTGAGGACCTGTTCCAGCGGACGGGTCAGAACACGGACCCAGACCTGACCTACTCAGTGGAG GTGTCCTACATGGAGATCTACTGCGAGCGGGTCCGGGATCTGCTCAACCCGACGTCACAGGGATCCCTTCGAGTCCGGGAGCATCCCATCCTGGGCCCCTACGTGGAGGACCTGTCCAAACTGGCCGTCACCGGGTTCACCGACATCCGGGAGCTGATGGACGAAGGCAACAAAGCCCG GACGGTTGCTGCCACCAACATGAACGAGACGTCGTCCAGGTCGCACGCCGTCTTCACCATCGTCTTCACCCAGAGGCGCAGAGACCAGATGACCAGCCTGGACACGGAGAAG GTCAGCAAGATCAGCCTGGTGGACCTGGCTGGCAGCGAGCGCGCAGACTCCTCAGGGGCAAAGGGCACCCGgctaaag GAAGGAGCAAACATCAACAAATCTCTGACCACGTTGGGAAAAGTGATATCAGCTCTGGCAGAAATG caaagcaacaagaagagaaaaagtgaCTTTATCCCCTACAGAGACTCTGTTCTCACCTGGCTGCTGAAGGAGAATCTGG GAGGAAACTCCCGGACGGCCATGATCGCTGCTTTGAGTCCTGCTGACATCAACTACGAGGAAACACTGAGCACCCTGAG GTACGCCGACCGGGCCAAGCAGATCCGCTGCAACGCCATCATCAACGAGGATCCCAACGCCAAACTGGTCCGGGAGCTGAAGGCCGAAGTGGACCGGCTGAGGAACCTGCTGTTCTCCCAGGgcctgcaggagctgctgcagaacacCG TCAACAACAACATCAGCCTGGCGGGGGCTGCAGGCGCGGCCGCCGCCCCCCCACCGCCGCTCACCCCGACAGCCAATGGGATCGCAGCTGCAGCAGACTCCGCCCCTGCAG ATTTTCCTTCGGCTGAAGCTGAAGCTCCACCTGCAGGAGAAACACCTGCTGACTCCGCCCACCCCACCCAGAACGGGCAGGACGCAGAGGAGGCGGTCGCTACGGAAACCATCAGCAAGGAGGAAGCGGCTGAGAGGCTGATG GAAACGGAGAAAATCATCGCAGAGCTGAACGAGACGTGGGAGGAGAAGCTGAGGAAGACCGAGTCCATCCGCCTGGAGAG GGAGTCGCTGCTGGCCGAAATGGGCGTGTCCATAAAGGAGGATGGAGGAACTCTGGGAGTTTTCTCCCCTAAAGGA ACGCCTCACTTGGTGAACCTGAACGAAGACCCGCTCATGTCCGAGTGTCTGCTCTACTACATCAAGGAGGGATTCACCAG GGTTGGACAGCAGGACGTGGACATCAAGCTGTCTGGACAGTTTATTAAAGAGATCCACTGTGTGTTTGTCAGTGAGACCAACGACCAGGGAGAAG TGGTTGTCACTCTGGAGCCGTTAGTGGGAGCTGAGACGTATGTGAACGGGAAGCAGATCAGCGAAGCCGTGGTCCTGAAGCAAG gtaaccgcaTCGTGATGGGGAAGAACCACGTGTTCAGGTTCAACCACCCGGAGCAGGCGAGGCTGGAGAGGGAGCGCAGCGTCACGGCCGAGCAGCAGGGGGAGCCGGAGGACTGGAACTACGCTcagaaggagctgctggagaagcAAGGCATCGACATCAAGCTGGAGATGGAGAAGAG ACTGCAGGACGTGGAGACCCAGTACCgtaaggagaaggaggaggccGACCTGCTGCTGGAGCAGCACAGACTG tacGCAGACAGCGACAGCGGAGACGACTCCGACAAACGGTCCTGTGAGGAGAGCTGGAGGCTGATCTCCTCCCTGAGGGAGAAACTTCCTGCCAACAAG GTGCAGACCATCGTGAAGCGCTGCGGCCTGCCCAGCAGCGGGAAGCGGCGCGAGCCCCTCCGGGTCTACCAGATCCCCCAGAGGAGGCGGATCAGCAAAGACCCCAAGCGGGTCACCATGGAGGACCTGAGGATGCAGGCCGTCAAGGAGATCTGCTACGAG gtggcTCTGGGAGACTTCCGCCACTCGCGTCAGGAGATCGAGGCGCTGTCCATCGTCAAGATGAAGGAGCTCTGCCGCATGTACGCCAAGAAGGACTCCAACGAGAAGGAGAGCTGGAAGGCGGTGGCCCAGGACGTCTGCGACACGGTGGGCATCGGAGAGGAGCGGAGCCCCCCCACCGAGGAGGGAGGAGGCGCAGAAACCAGCGAGGGAGGGCAGAAGGGAAAGGTGTACGACCTGAAGGCTCACATCGACAAGCTGACGGACATCCTGGAG GAGGTGAAGCTGCAGAACAACATGAAGGACGAGGAGATCAAAGCCCTGAGAGACAGGATGATCAAGATGGAGAGCATCATACCTGTCCAG GACGACGACATGAACGGAGAAGGAAGTGAGTCCAtgcagagggagggaggaggaggccTCGACGGCCTCGACGACCCCAACGACCCGCCGGAGGTCAGAGTTCAACGCCTGATGGACGAGGACCCGGCGTTCAGGAGAGGGCGCCTCCGCTGGCTGAAGCAGGAACAGCAGCGCATCCAGAACCTGCAGAAGCAGAACATCACCAAGAAACTGAgaggacagaaccagaacccag GTCAGCTGACCCCCATCGTCCCCGTCCATCTTCCCGGTACCGGCCGCTTCATCCCCCCCCAGGAGTGCAAACTGAAGTTCCCCTTTAAGAGCAACCCGGCCCACCGGTTGTCATGGGGACCGGCCAGCGAGGCGCTGCAGGCTCTGGGTCTGGGCGGCGAGGGCGGGGGGGCAGAGGAAGACGGTGGGGGGGGCCAGGAGAATGGCGGGGGTTCCCCCACGCcgccccccctcctccccctccccttCCCTACGCCCCCCCCACGCATGCGCACGCCCAGCCCTCACCGCGCCTGGCAACAGCGTAACCAAGGCAACCAGGGCGGCTTCCACCACAACCAGCCGGGCAACAACCAGAACTACCAGCGGCGCCAACGCCGAGGCTCCCTGGACGGCTCCGCCCACGGCGGCGAGCAGGGCGAGGGGGGCGGCGGTCACCAGGGGCGACCGCGGCAGCGCAGGGCGGCGTCGCCCGGCGGGGAGCGCGGGGGCCGACCGGGGGCCCGGGGCGGCAGCGGGGACAGAGAGGGAGGCTTCTACTATAACCAGCGGCAGCACCATCAGTTCCACCCACATCCGTACTACAACTCCCAGAATGCACCATTCCAGCCTCAGCCCAACTACCACAGCCTGCCGCGCTCCGGCCCCCTGCTGCTCCCCCCCAACATGCTGCTGGGGGCGGGGCCTCCGCCCGCCGGGTGGGGCTTCAGCACGCCGCCCAGGATGAGGCGGCAGTTCAGCGCCCCCAACCTGAAGAACAAGGAGAACGTCATGTGA